A stretch of the Balaenoptera musculus isolate JJ_BM4_2016_0621 chromosome 18, mBalMus1.pri.v3, whole genome shotgun sequence genome encodes the following:
- the LOC118884238 gene encoding guanine nucleotide-binding protein G(I)/G(S)/G(O) subunit gamma-5-like, producing the protein MSGPSSVAAMKKVVQQIRLEAGLNPVKVSQAAADLKQFCLQNAQHDPLLTGVSSDPFRPQKVCSFL; encoded by the coding sequence ATGTCTGGTCCTTCCAGCGTCGCTGCTATGAAGAAAGTGGTTCAACAGATCCGGCTGGAGGCCGGGCTCAACCCTGTGAAGGTTTCCCAGGCAGCTGCAGATTTGAAACAATTCTGTCTGCAGAATGCTCAACATGACCCACTGCTGACTGGAGTATCTTCAGATCCCTTCAGACCCCAGAAAGTCTGTTCCTTTTTGTAG